Genomic window (Acidobacteriota bacterium):
ACAGGCGATGACCTATTTTCCTTTGCTCGCCGTTGTCTTGTTCTTGTCCGGCATAAAGGTGCGCTATGTCGTGATCACGATCGTCGCCGCCGTCGTACTCGCTCCCGCGGCATACTGGGCAGGCGTCAAAACCGGGAAGATAAAGGGTTATCAGCAGGAGCGCATCAATGTCATCCTCGATCCGGAGAGCGCCGATCCGCGCGGTTACGCATATCACACGATCCAATCGATGATCACCGTCGGCAAGGGTGGTCTGACGGGAATCAAAGGCGAGACCGAAACATCACAGGCGAAGCTGAAATTTCTGCCCGAACCGCATTCCGATTTTATTTTCGCGGTAACCGCGGAGAACACCGGATTCGTCGGGTGCATTTCGTTATTGCTGGCGTATATGATTTTGCTGTCCCGACTCGTGTCGGGCGCGCGCGAAGCGCCTGACCGTTCCGGTATGCTCGTGATTATGGCGATCGCCGGCGGAATGACGTTTCAGATTTTTATGAATATCGGGATGGTTCTCGGATTTCTGCCGGTGATCGGCGTTCCGCTCCCGCTGATGAGCGCCGGACTTTCGGCGATCCTTTCGACTTTTATCGCGATCGGCTTTGTGATCAGCGT
Coding sequences:
- a CDS encoding rod shape-determining protein RodA: MVAIIEKRSLRDFDLLTSVLAVAIVCFGVWQIYNAQPEMNLWSKQIIGLGIALVAFFFVGFSDYRRIIDAAPVFYGIGLFLLLLVLIPGLGVKINGQTAWLRLPVIGQFQPSEFVKIPVVLMLAKYFGARKSGSLKFKEFLIGCAILAAPVALILLEPDAGQAMTYFPLLAVVLFLSGIKVRYVVITIVAAVVLAPAAYWAGVKTGKIKGYQQERINVILDPESADPRGYAYHTIQSMITVGKGGLTGIKGETETSQAKLKFLPEPHSDFIFAVTAENTGFVGCISLLLAYMILLSRLVSGAREAPDRSGMLVIMAIAGGMTFQIFMNIGMVLGFLPVIGVPLPLMSAGLSAILSTFIAIGFVISVKMRRFVN